The following coding sequences lie in one Lolium perenne isolate Kyuss_39 chromosome 2, Kyuss_2.0, whole genome shotgun sequence genomic window:
- the LOC127321244 gene encoding transport inhibitor response 1-like protein Os04g0395600, whose product MTYFPEEVVEHIFSFLPAQRDRNAVSLVCRVWYEVERLSRRDVFVGNCYAVRPERVVLRFPNARALSVKGKPHFADFNLVPPDWGGYAGPWIEAAARGCVGLEELRMKRMVVSDESLELLAKSFPRFRALILVSCEGFSTDGLAAIASHCKLLRELDLQENEVDDRGPRWLSCFPDSCTSLASLNFACIKGEVNAGALERLVARSPNLRSLRLNRSVSVDTLSKILMRTPNLEDLGTGNLTEDFQTESYQRLTVALEKCKMLKSLSGFWDASPLCVPCIYPVCAQLTGLNLSYAPTLESSDLTKMISHCVKLQRLWVLDCIADKGLQVVASTCKDLQELRVFPSEFYIAGYSPVTEEGLVAISVGCPKLSSLLYFCHQMTNAALITIAKNCPNFTRFRLCILEPGKPDAMTNQPLDEGFGAIVRECEGLRRLSISGLLTDKVFMHIGRHAKQLEMLSIAFAGDSDAGMMHVMEGCKNLRKLEIRDSPFGDAALLGNVAKYETMRSLWMSSCTVTEKGCQVLASKMPMLNVEVINEVDESSEMDESHGGLPKVHKLYVYRTIAGARDDAPDFVKIL is encoded by the exons ATGACCTACttcccggaggaggtggtggagcaCATATTCAGCTTCCTGCCCGCGCAGCGCGACCGCAACGCCGTCTCGCTCGTCTGCAGGGTGTGGTACGAGGTCGAGCGGCTCAGCCGCCGCGACGTCTTCGTGGGGAACTGCTACGCCGTGCGCCCCGAGCGCGTCGTGCTGCGCTTCCCCAACGCGCGGGCGCTCTCGGTCAAGGGCAAGCCGCACTTCGCCGACTTCAACCTCGTGCCGCCTGACTGGGGCGGCTACGCGGGCCCGTGGATCGAGGCCGCCGCCAGGGGCTGCGTGGGCCTCGAGGAGCTGCGCATGAAGCGGATGGTGGTGTCGGACGAGAGCCTCGAGCTGCTGGCCAAGTCGTTCCCGAGGTTCAGGGCCCTCATCCTTGTCAGCTGCGAGGGGTTCAGCACTGATGGGTTAGCGGCTATTGCAAGCCACTGCAA GCTCCTGAGGGAGTTAGATTTGCAGGAAAATGAAGTGGACGATAGAGGGCCAAGGTGGCTCTCCTGCTTCCCTGATTCCTGCACATCCCTTGCCTCCCTGAATTTTGCCTGTATCAAAGGGGAGGTTAATGCTGGTGCATTGGAGCGACTTGTTGCTAGGTCCCCAAATCTTCGAAGTTTGAGGTTGAATCGATCTGTATCAGTAGATACGCTCTCGAAGATATTAATGCGCACCCCTAATTTAGAGGACCTAGGAACTGGGAACTTGACAGAGGATTTCCAGACTGAATCCTATCAAAGGCTGACTGTTGCATTGGAGAAATGCAAAATGTTGAAGAGTTTGTCGGGCTTTTGGGATGCCTCCCCTTTGTGCGTTCCATGCATTTATCCTGTGTGTGCGCAACTAACAGGTTTAAACTTGAGCTATGCTCCTACTCTTGAATCTTCTGATCTCACCAAAATGATCAGTCACTGTGTGAAGCTCCAGCGTCTTTGG GTACTGGATTGCATTGCAGATAAGGGCTTGCAGGTGGTGGCCTCCACTTGCAAGGATCTACAAGAACTTAGGGTATTCCCATCAGAGTTCTATATTGCTGGGTATTCCCCAGTGACAGAAGAGGGACTTGTTGCAATATCCGTGGGCTGTCCAAAATTGAGCTCATTGCTGTATTTCTGCCATCAGATGACCAATGCTGCACTAATTACGATAGCTAAGAACTGCCCAAATTTCACGCGGTTCAGACTCTGTATTCTTGAGCCCGGGAAGCCTGATGCCATGACAAATCAACCATTAGATGAAGGTTTTGGTGCTATTGTTCGTGAATGTGAAGGGCTGAGGCGGCTATCGATATCGGGTCTTCTCACCGACAAGGTTTTCATGCATATTGGAAGACATGCAAAACAGCTTGAGATGCTTTCAATAGCATTTGCCGGAGATAGTGATGCGGGAATGATGCATGTTATGGAAGGATGCAAGAATCTGAGGAAGCTGGAGATTAGAGATAGCCCGTTTGGTGACGCTGCACTCTTGGGGAATGTTGCCAAGTATGAGACAATGCGATCCCTTTGGATGTCATCGTGCACTGTCACAGAAAAGGGGTGCCAAGTCCTTGCGTCGAAGATGCCAATGCTCAATGTGGAGGTCATAAATGAGGTAGATGAAAGCAGTGAAATGGATGAGAGCCATGGAGGACTCCCCAAAGTGCACAAACTATATGTGTACCGCACAATTGCTGGGGCAAGGGATGATGCACCAGATTTTGTTAAAATCCTATAG